ACCTGAAACCCGCGCTCGAGTCCTGCAGGCCATAGAGGAGCTCGGGTACGTCCCCAATTCTCTTGCGAGGAGCTTTGCCCTGCAGAAGACAAAGACCATCGGCCTTGTCATCACCGACATCACCAATCCCTTTTTCACCACTCTGGCCCGGGGAGTCGAGGATACGGCGGCGAAGAACCAC
This sequence is a window from Candidatus Caldatribacterium sp.. Protein-coding genes within it:
- a CDS encoding LacI family DNA-binding transcriptional regulator, producing MLTIRDVAKRAGVSPMTVSRVINGRRGVKPETRARVLQAIEELGYVPNSLARSFALQKTKTIGLVITDITNPFFTTLARGVEDTAAKNH